aaactaaGCACTACATGGAATGTATTCCCATAATCAACAACCTCCTAAATATCAACAACTACTGCTGAACAATCAAACGGCTAGGAAATTTAAACAACTAGATTTTAAAATGTTGTAGCAGCTAAGCACAACTTCAACACTCCTCCTTGCTTTGGTTGCTGCAAAATCCAAGTTTTTCTCTAAAAAACTCAAACTTGCTTTTCGGCAGAGGCTTTGTTAATATGTTAACTAGTTGAAGATCAGATTTGCAGTATTTTAAACCAGCTGAGCCTTCCTTCTGCACTTCTCTAAGAAAGAATAACTTGATGTTGAATCGCTTAGTTTTCCCGTGAAAAACAGGATTATTAGAGATAGCAATTGCAGCTTGATTATCAACAAACACTTCTGTGCATCCATCTTGTTTCAGATTCAAATCCACTAACACTTTCTTAGCCACAAAGCTTGATTTATTGCAGCATTAGCTGCAGTGAATTCAGCTTATGCTGTAGACTGTGTGACTGTATTCTGCTTGTTGCAGCACCATGAGAATACACCTGAGCCAAACTTAAAACAGTAACCTGATGTGCTTCTCATATCATCAAGTGAACCTCTCCAATCACTGTCAGAATAACCCTGCAGAACAAAGTCCTAATTTGCACAAAACCTTATTCCATAATCCAGTGTCCCTCTCACATATCTAAGGACCCTTTTAGCAGCTGTCAGATGTGTTTTAGTTGCACAATTCATAAATCTAGATAACAGACTTATAGAGTGTAAGATATCAGGCCTTGTAGCTGTTATATACATCAGGCAACCTACTAAACTTCTGTAGAAGGTTTTCTCAGCTTCATCTTCCTTGATCAGCTTCTCCTTTTGACACATTGGAGTATCTACACTCTTGcaatcatccattttgaattttttcagaATTTCCTTAGCATACTTCTTTTGATAGATAAacacttcttcattcttctgCTTTATTTCCTTTCCTAGAAAGTAAGCcatttctcccaaatctatcATCTCAAGGTTTGCTTCATATCTTCTCTGAACTTTTTCACAAGTTCTTCGTTGCTTCCTGTAATGAGCAAATCACCCACATATTATGAACCAACAACAAAATTGATTTCATCACCTTTGATGTAAAGGGTAGCTTCACTCTGACTTCTTCTGAAACCCAACTGCATCATCAAGTGCTCATCAATTTGACCATACCAAAGCTCTTGGAGCCTGTTTCAGGCCATACAAGGCCTTCTTGAGCAAGTACACATACCTTCTGGAAAGAAAGAGCACTCGGCAGGCAAATGAGCAATTATTCACATTAAATAGTGTTCTCAGAGGCCTTTTTGGATCAGCTGCTTTTTCCTAGAGGATATCCCAGTTAAAGATGTTTGATTTTCATTCTCCGCTtatgattgaaatatatatgaGTGACACAGGTATTAGTTTATTGGAATATGGATCATTGAGATGAAGATATCTGACTCAATTGTAATGAACTTTGGGCAAGCTATTAATGTTCACTGCTAAAAccttctttcattttgtttattgGAATCTGAGGATTGAACTTCAAGGTAATATGGCGTGTTTTAAAAGTTTAAGGGGCCCAAAATTgctgattttaaaaaaagattgtgaattataatgattgaaaaggaaacatatttcaagtaaaattaaatatctaatgGTCTAGCTGGACAGAATCAACATGTGCTTAGGTTCAGTACTCCCTGTTTTGGGTGTGCTCAAAGGTGATTTAAAGGATTCCTTGGTTGGTTTACATAAGTTTGAGTCAaaatagagatattattgatgtgTGGTATTAGGCTGACAGACTAGGAATTGATTTCCTTATCCACCGTTATGGTTTAAGAggctaaattttattttcttgtttactttACTAAGAGTGGTTGGATTCTAATTTTTGAATCTGTATGATGTGTGCTTGTATGTGTAGGGCCAGTCCCAATGTTTGTGTTCTCATGTGTTATTAACATAACAATGTAGTTCATGCCTCAAATGTATAaatggaaataaataatttggatTTTCCATTTGGATGACCAATCATGTTTTTCTTATCATTGCTGGACCAAAACTGCCTATATTTTTTGCCATATCATGAGTGAGGGATGCACATAAAACacttccaaaatattttttgttgatATGTGGGCATTTCTAATGTGGCTTGAACATCAAAATCCACCCAATATCATTTGTTGGCATATTCTATCATAGCCTCCAGTcatgtaaattatttattaagtcTGGTACTCATAGAAGCTGTAATGTATTCACTCTGTTTTTGTGGAATTTGGAAAAACCACATTCCAGTATTCTAATGATGAATCCTTACAAGAAtctgtaatttttgttttttttttcctttacgtGATCATTGGCCTTTGTCCTTCTTATTTTCATAGTCGCGGGCTCACCTCTTTATGTGATTTTCTTCTGTAATGCTTTGTTTTACTTAATATTAGCAATCTTATTTCGagctttgaaattttttttgttttattttttttttttgttttaacttcTCATGATGCTCTTACCTTTTTATAAAAGGTAAACAATCTAAATAGTccctatttttttacttttttttttcgatcacccagttttaaaaaatactatttggTTTCCTACGTTTAGTTTTTGTTACAATAAGACCGTTTGGGTTTTCAGTGTTAATGGCGGTCATACGTGGTTCGCCGTATTATAAGCCACGTAGACTCTTAGGGTGATCTTATTGTAAGCTACGCATGATTTTTGTTGACACTGTAAGCTCAAGTGACTTTAttgtaacaaaaactaaatgcaTGATACAAAATCGTAACTTTTTAAAGCTAGGTGACCAAAATAGATATGTGCGCAAAGGTAGGGgactatttagattttttttttaatgcatgaaaTACAGATTATATTACCTACTCTTTAAGctgacatatttaaaaaattggcaGTAAAATGTTTTACATTTCCACTTAATAAAATTGATCACATTTGTAGTCCTTCCTTTCCATATATACTAACTATAAGATAAATCAATCTTTCAGCTCTTTATAAAGGAGTCGAGAATGTTGTAATCATAGGATCTGGTCCAGCTGGATACACTGCAGCAATTTATGCAGCTCGTGCGAACCTAAAGCCACTAGTATTTGAAGGGTATCAAGTGGGTGGTGTTCCAGGAGGACAGTTGATGACTACCACTGAAGTTGAGAATTTTCCTGGGTTCCCGGAAGGAATAACAGGTCCTGATTTGATGGACAGGTCAGTGCATTCCCTTTCCTAGTTTAATaccattttttaattagttttttttttcagattttgaATTTCCTTTTTTGTATTTATCTAGTACTTTAGGTGTATTAAAACATCATTAAGAGATATTCAAAAGTTTCTTGATAAAATGTTATGCCATCTTTTACATTTACTAGGATGCGACGGCAAGCGGAGCGTTGGGGTGCAGAACTTTATCAAGAAGATGTGGAATTTGTTGATGTCAAAAATCGTCCATTTACCATTCGTAGCAGTGAGCGTGaggtgataatatatatatatatatatatatatatgtataagtttATATGCATTACTTTTTGGAATATGTATATGTTCGGATGGATATAATTGTGTATACATCCCTTACAAAGTATGTAGCACTGAGACATTGAACATTTACATacaatctaacaaaataataaataatcctCTTCTGAAATTTTGTAATCTGTTTGAGAATCAGATTACTGATCTTTGACTAAATGCAGAGACTTAATTTTCACATTAGCAGAGGATTGAAGCtaatatgcaaatataaaatGTCTTAAAAATGACGATAATTAACTACATAAATCTATAATTGTAGGCTTAATAACCTTAAGCAATATTGGTGTTTACAAGATAATGTATTTGGAGCATTgttgttaaaaatttaaaaataaataagattttaaaGTTAGGAACTCCTTTATGAATTGATATGTCAGGAAAGACTAATGTGATATCTCTCTCGAGAAAGTGTGatctatatatttgtaaatcaaGAGCTAAGCATGCAAGAAAGGAATGCCTGTGTTCCAtttcctctcctccatctttgcTTTAAAGTAGGAATTTGCAATTTTGGAATTGATTGCCACCACTTGGTGCTTCATGATATAAAAGAATGGAATTCTGCTTTTTTTCATTATCCTGGGTTTAGCAAAAATCTGGGAACTCCTTTTATGGTCTGTTATACCATTGCTACGATTTTATTTGCCTTATTTGAGTGATGCTGatttgtgttatttgtgcttTTAAGGTGAAATGCTACAGTGTTATCATAGCAACAGGTGCTACAGCAAAAAGGCTCAGGTTACCTCGTGAAGATGAATTCTGGAGCAGAggaataagtgcttgtgcaatatgtgATGGAGCATCACCACTTTTTAAAGGGCAAATTCTAGCAGTTGTTGGAGGGGGTGACACTGCTACAGAGGAAGCAATATATCTGACCAAGTACGCTCGCCATGTGCATTTACTAGTTCGTAAGGACCAATTGCGAGCATCCAAAGCTATGCAAGACAGGTGAGAAAAGTTACAATTTTCATTGTAGCTTTGATCTATAGTGTTGAGCAGAGTattcataaattaaatgaaatttcTTTTACTTTAGAAGGATATTTGCCAATGTAAGATGTCTGGCATCTTTAACAGTATTATCTAGTTGGTCCATATACAATTGAGTACAATATTCTGAATTTGGAGATGCACAGTATGGAATAGTTGCCcaactcttttcttttctgtcttttttttttttaatttttttataatgaaatttGTGAATCTGTGCAGGCATTTAGGTTGTATGTCAATCTATGaagaatgaaattataaaatggaAAATctttttctcaatatatatatatatatatatagtaaaaataaaaataaaatgaaaataaaacagcaaactcaaatgatgtaaTTCTCCATTAACAGTCAATCAACGTACTTCTATTCATAAATTGTATTAGTGGAGAATTGAGACAGCATCCTGGGAAGAAAGGCCTAAGGTCAGTAAGCCTGAAACCTTTTCAAAGAATAGTGCCTGCAACTATCAAGCAATTAAAATACTATAATTCAATAAATTCAGATTGAGTATTTAAATATGAGCAAATCCAGCAATCCAAACATAGGGAAGTTAATGCAATAGCATTATAATATTGGTAATGACAGCATGTTTGGAGGCAAAGTCCATGCAAATAACTTTGTGAAAGGAAAGATATTTGGCATTGGAAAAACTAATATTAAGAAGAAATTAACGTCACAAGTGGGATCTTAAAAGAAGAGAGTATATTATGAGTGTTGGATTACTGCACGACTGAGCATGTCATGTGGCCACAAACTTGATTCCTTATTGGTTCATTGTTAATTGAACATAATCCTGAAGCTAAGTTTGTCTTAAGCTTATTGAGTCCTTAAAGGCAAAATTTTCATAATCATCAGTTTTGCTCAAATTCCTTATATGACATACTACAATAGGAAATTTGTATCTGCCACCTTGTTCATAATGCTGTTTTCTAGCCAGAAGATACTTAATTGAGGCTGAAATCTTCTAACTTATCACATTGCAATTGTGGGGGCTTCTCTAGATGTTCTAATACATTTGTAATACTTGTCACTTGCTAGTGATAACTGGcaattttttcatgatttccACATGTGGAATCTGTCATGTTCAGCTTCTGATTTAGAGATCACAACCAGACTTTTGCGATTTTGCGGATATGCATTTTAGTAACCATATATGATAgtgatcaaaatataaatagatgatgtGCATCCCTCAGAGGATTACATGCTTAAGCCTATTATGCTGTTTCTTAGGAAAATTAGAAGAGTTTCTTAGGAAAATTAGAAGAGTTTCTTGGGAAGGTTCAATGTTGATTGTCATCCTGTAGCTTTGATTAGCACATGACTGAATTCTAAACACTGTAAGCGTGATATATAAACTTATGTAATGCTTGAATCTTGTGACAGCATGTGACTATTAATTTAATGAACCTTTTGGTCTACCAGTACTTTTTGCGCCTTGCATCATTCAACTAAGTCATTTCAAATGTTTGACCAAATACTGTGAAGCTACTATTTCTCCATGCTTCAACCTGCATTGTATTATAAATCGCCAACAGATGCTGCATTTCTTGGCTGGTCTGTCTTAACACTTCATGTTGAATCCTTAGTTTCTTATTGTTAGTTTATACAGTAACATAATTGACACAAGAATTTGTTTTATGATGGTTGATCTAGTAATTCTACGGGAAAGAAGCTTCTAGAGAAAACATTTTTCTTATGTGATGGTTTGCAAGACAATGAATGTTAATCAGCTTTCATCTTACCTTATTTTGTGTTAGGAGGTGCTTGCATAAGACGTGATACACTTGATAAAAAGTACTCATGATGGTAAATTTTCAACTCCCTGAATGTTTGTTTAACAGGTTGATTATGGCGAATGTTTCAGAGTATTCAACAACCCGAATATTACAGTGCACTTCAACACAGAAGCTGCGGATGTCGTTAGCAATAGCAAAGGGCAGATGTCTGGTATTTTGCTAAAGAGAGTCGACACAGGAGAAGAAACAATTCTTGATGTGAGGGGCTTATTTTATGGTATTGGGCACACTCCAAATAGCCAGTTGGTTGAAGGCCAAGTTAAGCTTGATCCTTCAGGCTATATCTGGGTCAAGGAGGGCACAGCAAACACCTCTGTTGAAGGAGTCTTTGCCGCTGGTGATGTACAGGTAATGTTCTGGAATTTATCTTTTTGCTCTTGTTGTTAGATTAGAACCCA
The DNA window shown above is from Dioscorea cayenensis subsp. rotundata cultivar TDr96_F1 chromosome 12, TDr96_F1_v2_PseudoChromosome.rev07_lg8_w22 25.fasta, whole genome shotgun sequence and carries:
- the LOC120273960 gene encoding thioredoxin reductase NTRC; amino-acid sequence: MAVLRIGMATVSVSASPPHCRSLLSVPSPSPSPPLCRRRALHLLGLGFTPSRVMHRVSASLTSSTEAPAAASALYKGVENVVIIGSGPAGYTAAIYAARANLKPLVFEGYQVGGVPGGQLMTTTEVENFPGFPEGITGPDLMDRMRRQAERWGAELYQEDVEFVDVKNRPFTIRSSEREVKCYSVIIATGATAKRLRLPREDEFWSRGISACAICDGASPLFKGQILAVVGGGDTATEEAIYLTKYARHVHLLVRKDQLRASKAMQDRVFNNPNITVHFNTEAADVVSNSKGQMSGILLKRVDTGEETILDVRGLFYGIGHTPNSQLVEGQVKLDPSGYIWVKEGTANTSVEGVFAAGDVQDHEWRQAITAAGSGCVAALSVERYLVVNDLLVEFHQPVAEEVKKDLTGKDVEMGFDISLTKHKGQYALRKIYHESPRLICVLYTSPTCGPCRTLKPILSKVIDEFDQNVHFVEIDIEEDPEIAEAAGVMGTPCVQFFKNKEMIRNVSGVKMKKEYREFIEANK